Part of the Quercus lobata isolate SW786 chromosome 6, ValleyOak3.0 Primary Assembly, whole genome shotgun sequence genome, ACTGGACTGTTTCAAAATCCTTTATTCCTtcgaaaagatgaagaaaagctCATTCATCAATGCTTTAGGGCTGGAAACAAACAGGCACTATTTTGGGGTGAAGCTCACAAATATTTTGTGCAAGGTAAAACTAAAGCAGGAAAAAAATCCTTCTTCAAGCCAACAAAGAAGGGgacaaaaaatgcaaaatatggACTCGCAATTGCACTCTTATGTGAATCAAATGAGGAAGGAATCTAGCTACTATTATCAATTCTAAATCAACAAGATGGGAAACAATTGCTACAAAACTATTGATAAATCCTTCAACATACAACTTTTGGaacaaacacattttgcatccCAAAAAACCAAGcatgcaagaaaaatagagtAGGTCATTGGGATCGTGATTGCCCTTACCCTTATGGAAACGAAGAATTACATGTAACATGCAAAATGTGCTCAATTGACTTGGAAATGTACAAATTAGCAAACCGAGTGTGGTAGAAATTATGTtccaaaaaactaataaaacaataaaatttcatcTTTCTATTTCAAATACTAATCtctaataatacaaaataaattccATCACCAAAACATCCAATCAccataaaagaaattattacaCGCAACGCGCGGATCCACAACTAATACTTCTTATTGTGGAATGTCATGTAGACTACcgcatatttatttatttttgtatatcaAGCTACCACAAATTTCCACAGGAGCAATGATATTTTtacactctctttctttctttcttatattcgctattatgttttaaaatgttGATATTTTCGCATTGGATATTGATATGTAAACTAGAATAAAGGAATATCCTGAAGTTTGTGAAAATCCTGTGTGTGATTTGGTCCAAAAAAATCGCCCAGAATATGGCACTTCAAGTCGGCaccaaaacctctctctctctctctctcattctttcaaACCTCGTGATGAATCATCTGATGTACTTCGTGGAAACTTCACATATTGCCCTGCATTTTATTTTCCATGGAGTGTTAAACTAGTTAAATTGTCGTTCTGAGCAACAAAAATTAAGTACCTAACCCGGCAACATCggaaaaatatattcaaagatCACGAATGAAGTAAAATTCTCTTTTCCACGTTAAGGGTTGTTATCATGGGTAACACGCAAGCAAGTACGCTTGTTGACCAATACGAACACTTAAGGCTCTCcgactaccttttttttttttttttttttttcttaggtgTTCTCGTTctgaacaacaaaaattaagtaCCTAACCTGGCAACCTGGACAGGTAGTGAGGATTCATATACATGATAAATCggaaaaatatattcaaagatCACGAATGAAGTAAAATTCTCTATTCCACGTGAAGGTTTGAAGGGTAACACGCAAGCAATTACGCTTGTTGATCAATACGATTACTTAAGGCTCTCCGactcttaccttttttttttcttaggtgTTCTCGTTctgaacaacaaaaattaagtaCCTAACCCGGCAACCTGGACAAGTTGAAAGGATTCATATACATCGGAAGAATATATTCAAAGATCAAGAATGAAGTAAAATTCTCTTTGCCACGTGAAGGGTTGATATCATGAGTAACACGCAAGCAATTACGCTTGTTGACCAATACGAACACTTAAGGCTCTCCGactcttaccttttttttttttcttaggtcTCTCTCACCTATAAATAATGGGCCAGAATCCGGTAGTTTGTCACTCACTACCACTACATTGTTAGACAAAAGTTGTTGATTCTTACTCAGAGCCATatctcaaaaaagaaacaatattattgaaGATATGGCTGTGAGTAAGAATCAACAACTTTTGCCTAAGATTGCAAACAATGATCGTCATGGTGAGAATTCTCCTTACTTTGATGGGTGGAAGGCATATGATAACAACCCATATCACGCTATTGATAATCGTGAAGGAGTCATCCAGATGGGTCTCGCAGAAAATCAGGTTGGTATAGAGGAATTTTATTCTTCCTCACTAAAAATGCACATTAATTAACATACAGAGTTATCACTGCaacaaacttgagtttttttaacatgtttttatttatgatcACTAAAAAATGTTCATAAAAACTTTAAACTTCTACAGTTATacacagctttttttttttttttttatatatacaaattagaatttttactctaacttaatctaagtgtgtatatatatgtgaaattTCCTCCTAAAAACTTGAACCCAACTTTTACCCCTATAAATATTTATACTTATGAAATGGTTATTGAACGAAGGGTAGGATATGCGTGTTATACACAACCGTTGAGTAAAGTAAagaaatttacatatttatttctACCGTTGGTATAACTGTTGaaacatttattaaaaaaaaattcacagtTTGCATAACTGTTGAAATAGGATCGGTctcgcgctctctctctctctatcgatctctctctctgaatTTTGAGCTTCGCTTTTCTCTTCTTCGAGTCGCTTTGAATTCTAATCTCTCGCTTTTCtggggtttctctctctctctctctctctctctctctctgtgatttgatttttatttatttttggtttcaggCGGATTCCACTGAAGATTTCGAGCCATTGTTCGATTGCTCTCGAGTTCAGCCTCTCAATTTCGTGTCCCTCGACGGTATTTTATCACTCTCAACTCTTAccctctgtttggttgctgggaaaattttaggattttttacCAGGTCATCgaaattctttatatttttctatacTGTTCAGGAGgattaaattgaagaaaatcGAACCGTGATATTTGAAGTTTAAACACTTCGTCTCCTCGCTCGACACCTCGTCGTCTCCCACCGCCTCCATTTCCAACTTCAACAAACGACGCTACGTCAAAGTCAAGTCCCCTAAATCCTCCTCCTCTCGCTCAACCAAAACCTCCTTCTCCTCCTCTCTTCCCATCCTCAACCTTGACCCTCTCTCTGATTCtggtactttaaaaaaaaaaagaaaaaaaaaaaaaacttttgcgATTATGTTTACCGttactttttgtttggttactgagaaaatACGAGATGGGAAGTGAAAAGAAAGTTCGTGATTTGCTTTCTGAGTTTTATGTTTGTTGTCGTGCTTGAATGCAGAGGACTCGACGAAGCAGTTGTCCAGGGAGATATCTTCTATATTGTCCGGTATGTGTTTGTGAAATTTACTCTGAGAGTTTTAAATTGTTTAAAGTCTTAAAATTTTTGGGGGTCCTTGATTTTGAGATAACGGATTACTTTGAAAGTggaagtttgaatttttataagGATTTCGTAACCTGGGTAGTTGTACACTTGTACTCTGTTGTAGCTATgctattttatttgagaaattCACTTACTCAGCTATGGCTCAAATAGTCAAATGGTACTTCTTTCGTTTAAATAAGTTGTGGGTTTAAGATCCATTGGGTGTCTGTGTAACTTAAAAATGTAAGTAAGAATGTCCATTTTCTAGGGAAACAAGGTGAGCTTATTATGAATTCTCTTTTGGGTTTAGTTTCATTAGGTTGACAACGTGAAAGAATCTAGGAGAGTTAATTTTTTCCATGTGATTGtgatatatttctaaattactTCCCTGAAAATTACGGGAGCTAGAAGAAGATAAGAATTTGGTAATTTCGTTATGACTGCCATCCTATTTGGGTCGATTGGCTGCATTTAATGTTTTAGCCaacaaatttaaagaaacaaaatatgtCGTCGTGGGTGAAAAGGCAAAGGCTCAATTCATGCGTGACTCCAGGAAGCACATTGATATATCCATAACTGAGTTGCAGAAGAATCCTCTAAATTATACACAGGTTAgtctttttcttgtttgtttgaaTATATGTGCGTGTGAAATTCAAAaggattttctaattttaacaaatatattgAAAGCTTGAAGTTATCTATCAATGAAATGAAGTGGTAAATGCTAGAAGTGTGGTTACAGATCCGTTCATCTGGTCAACAAGGTTTTTCTGGCTTTAGGTCTTGTAACGTGAGGCCTTCTGAATGCgagtttaatttaaattaaagcaTTATCAGAATTTGATGTCTTCATTAAGCCGTTGACTTAAGCTTATGCTTATCCTCTTTAGTTCCTGCCAATTTTGTTAGCCGATCCGTTAAATAATTTGTAATTGCAATAAGACCTTCCCCAACtttgatgatttgttttttgCTTATTTGAATTAAATCCTATGGTATTTACAAATACGGAAGTccttatgtgtatatatatattttaaaaagtgaaacaaGAAATTGGAGAGCCTTGAAGTAAGACCATCATGGtttgagattattttttaagtcaatgaattgttttttggttaaatcACAATGGGCAGGAATTGGGTAATTGATTAAGGCTATTGCAAGTTCAACTTACAGAACTACAAAAGAGACTGAGGTGCACCTTTGGGGATTTTGGTTGTTAAAGTATTGCCTTTGCATTATGAGGTGCACCTTTTGAATTTGAACCCATGATCCTATTGAAGATCATGGGTTCAAATTCAATACCCACTTAGTGCAATGTACATCTTTTTCCTGCTTACACTACAAAGGTTCCATCTAGGAAAAAATATTCTTGTCcattaatttcatttaaattgtGTGCcatattcaaattattttttataattaaaaaaagaaaaagaaaatctaattggttcattgtttttgtttctttgtacAGGAAAATTTCTGGGAGATGGGTGATATATGTCCTTGTGGACCTTGCACTGAAATACATATGATAGAATTCATATCATAATAGGGAAAGTGATGGTTCTTTAAAACCCCTGCCTGCTAAGCATGTTGATACGGGCATAGGTTTCAAAAGGTTGATTTCTATATTTTCAGTtcaaattactaataaaaaaaaatattttcagctCTAATTATCCATTGTATTTGTACAgtttttttattgtgttaaaagagTAGTTGATTGGTTGTTGTAAATTTAATTAGGAATTGCACAATTGTGTTACATTATTTTGAATTaggttattaaattttgatcaatGTAAAAAGTGcatccaaatttatttatttatttattttaaagaaaatactaaTTTCAACGTTTACAAACCGTTGAAATTTATCTCAAGATATCCTTTATCGACCGTTGAGTACATGTAGAAAAAAGTAATAAGCATCTTTATGTGTTTATGTTTCAACGGCTTTTAATAATACTTTGACGTTTATTAACCGTTGATAAAAGTGTAACTTTTTTTTCGACGGTTGCATAGGCcgtagaaaaaaattttcgacATAGTTTTTAATGACGGTTTTCAACGGTTTTTAGTACTTCTTTCAACGGTTTCAGCCGTTGAAAATAACCAAATTTCTTGtagtgtatatatgtatgtatttcaGCTTTGCTTTGATTTGATTCAAAAGTGGATTAGGAGAAATCCTAAAGCTTCCATTTGCACCGCTGAAGGAGTTCACGAATTCAAGAATATTGCTATCTTCCAGGACTATCATGGCTTCAAGGAGTTTAGACAAGTATGAATTTATTGTTTGTAGAATAAAGTATTGGGATTAGGAAAATTAGATAAAATAGAGAAATGTGGACGTAGAgctggaatatatatatatatatatatatatatatatatacacacacacatatttgaTATATTATTGACAATTAGAAGAAAATGTGTGAATTATTTGCAGGCTGTAGCAAACTTTATGAGTAAAGCAAGAGGTGGTAGGGTCACATTTGATCCAAGCCGCATAGTCATGAGTGGTGGAGCTACTGGAGCAAACGAGACAGTCATGTTTTGCCTGGCCAATCCTGGTGATGCTTTCCTTGTACCCTCACCATGTTATCCAgtgtaactctctctctctctctgtgcactctttcatttttgttttctttactaattaaaacacaagaaaattaaaggTGTTCGATCACTGTTGTTTTGAGTCCTATATATAGCAGATGAAGGCATAAAAAGCTTTCCTCCTGTAAACACGGGaatattgacatatgtcaaTTCCAAAACATGTGTCAATATCGTATTTCTCCCCATGtgtgaattattaaaaaaaataaaggttgaaaaataagttaatacTCCAATTTAATTATGCAACTCTGTTTTCTGTGTTTCTAAACCAGACTTTGCTTAATCTTAGTTTGTTGGGCTCACTTTTTTCCTTATATACAACTGTGAGAGTTTAGAGTAGTGTAAAGAACTACACCAGAAAGATGAATTCAAAAGAATTCAAGTCATGGTCATGACCAGAAATATAAACAAttgttgttttatatatatatgatattgtTACAATGTCAAATATTCCAATGCCAACTATAGCTAGCAAAGGtcaattaaataatttactACTTTTGGAAGTCATAAAATTCAATATGGTTTGATTCTATAAGTTAGGTCAAAGTACATACCAAGTCAGATATTAGTTATTAATACACACGAAGTAATAAACTAGATTATTAAGTCAAAAAGCACgagtttttatttatacttaACTCCATATATTAATTTGTGTAAACTTAACTAGTGGACCCTAGCTATTGACCTATAAGCCCTTTAATTGAAACAACCTGCTGGTCATCACCTAATTCAAATCAAAAGCAGAGTGCATGCGTCTGCGTACGGCTGATTTCCCATGTATATGAATCCTCTTTACTTGTCCAGGTTTCCACGTGAAGGGTTGATATCAAACCTGATTTTCTGCGAGACCCATCTGGATGACTCCTTCACAATTATCAATAGGGTGATATATATGGGTTGTTATCATATGCCTTCCACCCATCAAAGTAAGGAGAATTCTCACCATGttcaataatattgtttcttttttgagatTCCAATATTATTGTTTCTTATAGCTCACTTGCCATAGCTCTATGAATAATATGGATATTGTCTAACAATGTAGTAGTAGTGAGTGACAAACTACCAGATTGTGGCTATTATTTATAGGTGAGAGGAGATGGAAACAGATAGGAAAATATCATTACTCCTGTGGAAATTTGTGGTAGCTtgatatacaaaaataaataaatatgcgGTAGTCTACATGACATTCCATAATAACCAAAAGATTGTATTTTCTTGTTCACTTTTCTATGAAATCCATATTTATAATGCAGAATACACAAAAGTCAATGATAATTTACATTgcgattatatatatatatattgattgctCCAATTCCATGAGTTTCTTTAACAATCAATATATTGATTTATTAATCAACCTTGTAATTTTTCCCGATAATCTTCAACAGCAGAAGAtcaaatcaagaaattttgtGGCTAGAAAAACCTGGTAAGCCAAACAATGATAGTTGTAcgcacattttctttttctctgggCTAATTTTTAACATCAGAAGATCAAATCAAGATATTGTGTGGCTCAGAAAAATCTGCTATTAAGCCAAACAATTAACCTGACGGCAGTAAAAGTGATGCTTTAAAGTGTTCAAGGACCCACAATCTTGCATTCcccaatttcaatttcaatgtttttctCATTGCATCCGCATccactatcttttcttttcctagctACTTGTTATTACAGTAAAGGCCTAATTGCTTTTTACGAACAATGCAATTCCCATTTTGTTGGACCGTCAACATTACATGACAAATGAACATTGGACCATGGACGGCACGGTAACATGGTTCATATCTGGCACATAGAAGAATTTTTGAATGAAGCAGTACTGTAGTACTATAGCTGAATTAATTTAATGATCCACGTTTGCTTGTTTACGCGGTAGATATCTTTGAATAGCAATGATAAACGTGGTTGTCATGTCACACTCTCATTTCTAAGTTTCCTCTAAggtctatgtatatatatattgttggcGTGAGCTGTCAGTGACTGGAGAAATCGTAGGCCAGTTTGTTTAGAATCCCTCCTCTTGAGGGTCAACCATTATAGTAGCCATAATTTGTGTATAGCCTAGTTTAGCTTCTAGATCCTTCTCTTTGTATTGCTATATAACCATACTTGTTTCTGTAAAGAAATATAATGAAATATACGAGCAATCATTTTGACATATATGTGCCTAATTATTTCACATTCAAATGACTCATAGAGTAGCAAGCAGGCACATTACAGGTTAATAATGtggaacatgaacaaaaaacTTGTGAATCTTCCTATTTTCCTTGATTTCATAAGCATCCAAATTATAATTACTAGCATGGAAATTTTGTACTTCTAACCTTAATTTTGAGTGGTTTCACTTGAGATAGAACAAATTGATTTTATACACCTACTATTGTAAAGTTTAcccctttattttgtttctttgttacTATTATTCTCTACTTTACATGGGCAACTTTAGTTTATTGCATCACACAAACCTACCTCTAATACTATCCACCAATCATGGACTTGATCTCCCTGTCGATCTGCCAATTCTTTAATATGTAGGTCATCCCTTATGTGCATTACAACTAAGGGATGACCTAATTAAGTCATTGTTCTCTAATTATAAGTCattgttaattattttatttttattttttttgactcTCAGTCATTCTTTAAAGCTACAGCAGTTAAGTGTGAAACTTTCAATGctaatcatcaatatatatataaaagcagaaacCTCATGCGAGAGAGCATGAGGTTCTATCATACGGTGCACTCTataaagagaattgaaataccCTTAATCCACAttaaagataagaacaaatttaaaaatgagactttttatttcctttggttcaatatttcaaaACTATTTTGGTTACATTATTTATTCAATGTTTTAAGACTactatttgtttcatttggttcaatgtttcaaaactttttattcaatgtttcaagactttcaACCTTTCAATGATACTTACATAACACAAACATTGTAGTATTATTTGATCGTAATCCGTATGAGTAGGCTATGACCAAGGAAGGGGGCTTGTGTTTTTTATTCAGTGATGGTAGCTTACgg contains:
- the LOC115994640 gene encoding 1-aminocyclopropane-1-carboxylate synthase 1-like, coding for MYVFQLCFDLIQKWIRRNPKASICTAEGVHEFKNIAIFQDYHGFKEFRQAVANFMSKARGGRVTFDPSRIVMSGGATGANETVMFCLANPGDAFLVPSPCYPVFPREGLISNLIFCETHLDDSFTIINRVIYMGCYHMPSTHQTEDQIKKFCG